A DNA window from Candidatus Syntrophoarchaeum caldarius contains the following coding sequences:
- a CDS encoding aminoglycoside phosphotransferase, whose protein sequence is MKVEAYIRELFGKDAKLVSTGDIGGLDELKGFGYGKPLKIEVEIGGVKKGFVLSTMRGDSFGHEHMEDRARVLMEQYHTFNSLPEHVKSVDIGYFTADGAMKSVRDANEYFLLMEEVEGSEYVLDLNRISRRGELEDLDRERAYALSSYLARIHAIKPEKGMESLYTRRIRELVGHGECIMGLTDSYPPNLEFISWKELEIIEKGAVRWRWRIKDRCERLCAVHGDFHPWNILFREGTSFTMLDRSRGAWGEAADDLSSITINYLFFALTQRGSFDGAFKELFDIFWENYLEKTEDYDILEFIPPFYLFRGLVVASPIWYPNLDPEVRLKLFNFIKSMASIDRFDPMHVENYLREP, encoded by the coding sequence ATGAAAGTTGAAGCGTATATACGGGAGTTGTTTGGCAAAGATGCAAAGCTTGTGAGCACAGGAGATATTGGAGGTCTGGATGAACTCAAGGGTTTTGGGTACGGCAAGCCACTGAAGATCGAGGTTGAGATCGGGGGTGTGAAGAAAGGTTTCGTGCTATCAACGATGCGTGGTGACTCATTCGGGCACGAACACATGGAAGATCGAGCAAGGGTTTTGATGGAACAATACCACACCTTCAACAGCCTGCCAGAGCATGTAAAATCGGTCGATATTGGATATTTCACAGCAGATGGAGCAATGAAATCTGTGAGAGATGCTAATGAGTACTTTCTGCTGATGGAAGAGGTTGAGGGTTCTGAGTACGTTCTGGATCTAAACAGGATTTCCAGGCGTGGAGAGCTTGAAGATCTTGATCGCGAACGTGCGTACGCTTTATCCTCCTATCTTGCCCGCATTCATGCTATAAAACCTGAGAAAGGGATGGAATCACTGTATACGAGGCGAATAAGGGAACTTGTTGGACATGGTGAGTGCATAATGGGGCTTACGGACAGCTATCCACCCAATCTTGAGTTTATCTCATGGAAAGAACTTGAAATAATCGAGAAAGGGGCTGTAAGGTGGCGGTGGAGAATCAAGGATAGATGTGAGCGATTATGTGCGGTTCACGGGGATTTCCACCCATGGAATATTCTTTTCAGGGAGGGTACATCCTTCACGATGCTTGATCGATCGCGTGGTGCATGGGGTGAGGCTGCAGATGATCTGTCCTCGATCACGATCAACTATCTCTTCTTCGCACTCACCCAGCGCGGTTCCTTCGACGGCGCGTTCAAGGAACTTTTTGATATATTCTGGGAAAACTATCTTGAGAAGACCGAGGATTACGATATACTCGAATTCATCCCTCCGTTTTACCTGTTCAGAGGTCTGGTAGTTGCAAGTCCGATATGGTATCCAAATCTTGACCCCGAGGTTAGATTGAAACTCTTCAACTTCATAAAGTCGATGGCATCGATCGATCGATTCGATCCAATGCACGTGGAGAATTACCTGAGAGAGCCATGA